The Neoarius graeffei isolate fNeoGra1 chromosome 12, fNeoGra1.pri, whole genome shotgun sequence genome window below encodes:
- the si:ch211-247j9.1 gene encoding rho GTPase-activating protein 24 has product NSAQKGGNRDVLVSPGSYFFLSNSCGQGEEWLKSLNKGVWIPFTGVFGQRLEETVLYERRYGDHMAPLVVEQCVDFIREQGLMEVGLFRQPGQATLVKELQEAFDAGEKPSFDSNTDVHTVASLLKLYLRELPEPLVPFSRYQEFLICGKKIPSDREQGLLELRNLLHELPVANFKLLKYICQFLNEVQSFSSTNKMSIQNLATVFGPNILRPKAEDPESIIGGAAVVQHLMSELIREHSVLFSRENNRKVPGTSISAFASTHRQGSKVDWVYTKTTAPRREPQLGLNNDHVPQPAQTIKPFSRKFSLPLMNERRFSSQSSHTPHHLPEIQQQKMEVSSQASSALLYENHSPSPSAQESSHSGLVPPPTTPPTASSSSTITVAEVGHEGCLESTSWPRLGQCTWETEGALGDSSRSSEAQESTLSVYDNMVTGVQLDYRVEDGEAGTGIVDLEGGTARMADSTSSLSSCEILLGDGGSGSGGTASPCHSSVCFPSFRSDLGECDLYPNSPASSTAPTDAPLSTGSSEVFLPNGPSDSQDPPASQAIQCLVVGLRQQMARQKAEYEAKINRLEQRNEALQGQVAGLRATLEQQRRCVSVTEIKMRNMERARADADRRNAALQQEMEQFFDTFGELNSEARKTERIIQSF; this is encoded by the exons AGGAAACAGAGACGTGTTAGTAAGCCCAGGATCATACTTCTTCCTGTCTAACAGCTGTGGCCAAGGAGAGGAATGGCTGAAGAGTCTCAACAAAGGAGTCTGGATACCTTTTACAG gtgtgtttgGGCAGCGGTTGGAGGAGACGGTGCTGTATGAGCGTCGGTATGGAGACCACATGGCTCCTCTTGTGGTGGAGCAGTGTGTGGACTTCATCAGGGAGCAGGGGTTGATGGAAGTCGGGCTCTTCAGGCAACCTGGCCAGGCAACACTCGTCAAAGAGCTACAAGAGGCTTTTGATGCTGGTGAAAAGCCGTCCTTTGATAG CAACACAGATGTCCACAcagtggcctctctgctgaaactGTACCTCAGAGAGTTGCCTGAACCATTAGTACCCTTCTCTCGTTATCAAGAGTTTCTCATATGTGGCAAAAAAATCCCCTCGGACAGGGAACAg GGATTGCTGGAATTAAGAAACCTTCTTCACGAACTCCCGGTAGCGAATTTTAAACTGCTGAAGTACATCTGTCA GTTCTTAAATGAGGTCCAGTCCTTCTCTAGCACCAATAAGATGAGTATCCAAAACCTAGCAACTGTTTTTGGGCCAAACATTCTTCGACCTAAAGCTGAAGACCCTGAAAGTATAATTGGGG GTGCAGCTGTAGTGCAACATCTCATGTCCGAGCTGATCAGAGAGCACAGTGTGCTCTTCTCAAGAGAAAACAATCGCAAGGTACCAGGAACCTCCATATCAGCTTTTGCTTCCACACATAGACAAGGCAGCAAGGTAGACTGGGTGTACACCAAGACTACTGCTCCTCGAAGAGAGCCTCAGCTAGGATTGAACAATGATCATGTGCCCCAACCAGCTCAGACGATCAAGCCATTTTCCCGGAAATTCTCTCTACCTCTTATGAACGAACGGAGATTTTCTTCCCAAAGTTCTCACACGCCGCATCACCTACCCGAGATCCAGCAGCAAAAAATGGAAGTCTCTTCTCAGGCAAGCTCAGCTCTTCTTTATGAAAACCACAGTCCATCCCCTTCAGCACAGGAGTCTTCTCACTCTGGACTTGTGCCTCCCCCTACCACACCACCTACTGCCTCCTCCTCCTCAACAATTACAGTGGCAGAAGTTGGGCACGAGGGCTGTTTGGAGTCTACAAGCTGGCCTCGTCTGGGGCAATGCACCTGGGAGACGGAGGGAGCTCTAGGGGACAGCAGTAGGAGTAGTGAAGCCCAGGAGAGCACATTATCTGTGTACGACAACATGGTAACTGGGGTGCAGCTGGATTACCGTGTAGAAGACGGGGAAGCTGGCACTGGGATAGTAGACTTGGAGGGTGGTACTGCTAGAATGGCCGACAGCACCAGTTCTTTGTCCTCCTGTGAAATCCTGCTTGGGGATGGGGGCTCTGGTAGTGGTGGAACTGCTAGCCCTTGCCACAGCTCTGTATGTTTCCCTTCTTTCAGGTCAGACCTTGGGGAATGTGACTTGTACCCAAACTCCCCTGCTTCTTCTACTGCCCCCACTGATGCCCCATTGAGTACAGGTAGCAGTGAGGTCTTTCTTCCAAATGGTCCTTCAGATTCACAAGACCCTCCAGCCTCTCAAGCAATACAGTGCCTCGTGGTTGGCTTACGGCAGCAAATGGCCAGGCAGAAAGCAGAATATGAAGCCAAGATCAACAG GTTGGAACAGCGTAACGAGGCCCTCCAGGGGCAGGTAGCAGGACTGCGTGCGACTCTGGAGCAACAGCGCCGATGTGTCAGCGTTACTGAAATCAAGATGCGGAACATGGAGCGAGCTCGGGCTGACGCAGATCGGCGAAACGCAGCACTCCAACAGGAAATGGAGCAGTTCTTTGACACCTTTGGAGAGCTAAACTCCGAGGCTCGGAAAACAGAGCGCATCATTCAAAGCTTCTGA